The DNA sequence AACTGCAAGAAAACAAGATGCTGCTGGCAGCTGGAAAAGGCCCCCTGCAGTGATTCTCGGGCAGAGAGCTCTCACTGGATTGGCTGTCTCGAGAAGGGCAGCCAATGAGGGGAGATTCCTGAGGTCATGTGGTTGGAGGAGCAGAGTTCAGAGGTTCTTTATGACACTTACCATCATGGACTACCCTTTAATCAAAGAGTAGAAAGAAAGGACAAAGTTAAACGAAGCTCTCCGTTTTCTTTTAATTACAGCCATGAACAAGAGATTTAAAAAAGGcgacacaccaacacacacaagtCACGAATACACCAATCCATCAGATGAGGGGACAGAAAAGTTACATAACAGTGGCAAAGGGGTTAATTACTGGTTAATTACTGCCTAAACACCCGATGCAGgaatgttaatttactcaccaGGCTGTCTGGACCAACGTTTGGTTCTTCTCGCAGTCAAGGACTTGCAGGTACATGACGATAATCTACAAAACCAACCAAACTATTCGTTTTCATTCTACCAAACTTCAAAGTCTAAAAATGAAAGTTTATAGGACGTACCTTGTGAGGGTGTTTGACGTGGACGCAGAAGCCCAGCTCCTTCAGCACACGCCGTTCAGCTTTTATCACCTGGTTTTTGGTGTTTATGTAGTTCTGATCAAGTATCAGTGGACTTGGACTCCTGGTTCATGAAGGAACGAAAGTAAAATGGTTTCCCCTGACTCAAATACTATTCAAGACAatggaaaaaaatgcttttttttttgtttgcttcatTTTAAAGTCAAATCATTCTGTTTCCCTTCCAACCAACTACAGGCAACAGGTCCAGTTTTTTGACTCCTGTGATTTCAGTGTAAGACTTTCAGTACTGCCACATGTGACTgttagagaaaaaaagaaaacgctCCACCTCTCACCACATCATAGCTTcaacagaaagtaaaaaaaacattattctataAACATAACCAATATCATAATAAAAGCACCAAAAACCTCAACACACACGACATTCACCTAGTATAGTATAACAATCAAAAGGTGAGCTCTTCATCATAAACACTACTAGCAGAACACGTTCATGATCTGAAAAGATGTGTCAGGTAATCATCATGTACATATTGCATCACCTGATCTAAAGATGCTAtccaaaagaaagaaatactgaCTAACTACAAGAGATccaaatgaaatatattattgtaCTCTATTGAAATACCATAACAGTCCAGTTgcgataaaaacaaaaaaacactgcattTAATATATCTTACTAAAACCACGTCCTAATATTAATCCACAAcctaatattacaaaaataaatgatccTGTCAGTGAAAAGAAAATCTAGACTAGCCCATATTTAACAGAATTTAAATACTTTGACCATTTCAAGTATTTATAATTTCAAGCTATTAtctgaatatttgtatttttcactGCACCATCCACAAGTGAAGAATATTTCATAAAGCAAAACCAAAATCTCTTTAGTTTTATGTTTTAACACAATTCCATCTAAATTCACAATCATAAAACGCTACACTAAACAACCTGGTGAGTAATTCAATGACTGAACATGCACAGTGACCTCACAAAAAAGCTCTGAAAACGATGACTATTCTACACATAACTTCACATTTAATTGTGAATTTTGGATAATAAATTGTCTAAGGCACCCAATAATGTTTATATTAAGATACAAAAAACAGCACATTCTCAGTAAGTGTGCAACCCCCACAGTTCCCGTCGTGTGAATATTTAAAAGCTCATGATCTCGGATGTGCAGCgtgaaatatttctgtggaagCTATGACATGTGTGGTgaggtgtctttttttttttttaaatgaaaagaattTAGATGGTCACCTGTGCTGGCAGAGACAATAAGCTTAAACTGAGATACAGGAGTCAGCCAGACGCTTCGGACCAGCGGCCAACCTGTCGATCCCCGACATCCCAGTGACCGCTTTCTGACCACTGGCTTCTCCCGGGGGAGGGGGGGGAAGCGACACCTCGCTCACTGTTGCCATGCCGACTGCTTCATCTCTACGTACCATTCCACATCACCCAGGCATTGGTAAATGTAGCTGGTCGCTGTTAGTTGGTTGCAAGGGAAAAAAGAATTCAAGTTAATACCGCGTCCTTGATTTCAGATGAACACATTTTCCTTTTCATCCCCTTTAAATAGTTTCCTAATTCAAACTGAAATCAAATTTAGACTAGACAGTAATAAGACACATTATATCCCAATTGGCATCATAGATTTTCTTGAACAAGATTCAGTTTTTGAGCcgtttgaatgtttttttactTGCTCAGGTAATCAGAATATCCTGCTGTTACTACCAAATATGACTGATGAAGGAACTGAAAAGCTTTAAAATGGTTTAGaataaagcaaacaaaatcaAGACATCATATCAACGACAAACAGAAGTGCACACAGGCTACTCACAGTTAACATGTTTTAAGTATACCGGAAGCATTTACAGTTTGAGGTGATGACGTTAAATGttattcaaagaaaaataattcgGTTAACGTGGGAGGCTGCTTGCACAGGAAACGAACAGAGAAAACGAGTTACGAGCCATGCTTACCTTTTGCCCCGGAGCTGCCTTAAATGATGAAACACATTGATGACGTCCCTTATTCGTCGAGGGGCTTCTTCGATCTTTGAAGCCAAGTTCATACAGGCCATGGCAACAATCTACAGAGAGAACAGACGACAGAAAGAGCGCTCAAACACTATTACACAAGAATGCACGCAGCAAACATTACTTGAGAGACTGATACATATATATACGTGTTAGCAGATGATAACATTTTCTGCTTTTAAATAGTGAATTTGAGCAAATGTTTGAGACACATGCATTTCATTTGTATCAGCCTAAGGGGAAAAAATGTCTACAACTATACTCAAATGTACATGTTCTCAATAGGATAATTACAACaggagctacacacacacacacacacacacatatatatatatatatatatatatatatatatatatacacacacatacattaacacatatatacatacacacacacatttggtgTTATATAACTCCAAAGTAATGAACTAACTAGACATCAATTCTTTCTAACACCTATTAAGCCCAAATATGGCGCGCATAGTGAGCCAGTTCACTGGTATTTGAAAACACGCCCGTTATAACTATCATATTACGATGACAACATTTAAGATCGTTTGGGTTAAATCTGGTTAAATGTCATGTACAGAAGCTCAAACAACATGGCTGCCATCCGCATTGGCTGTAAACACGGCTTTACTCTCTTCTCTTACCTCAAAACTGTGTTTCACGAAAGACTTCGAGTAGAAGAATCGATGAAAAAGCACTTGTCCGGTCGCCATGGCCACCTGAAACATAATTACGATTAAAGAATTGTTATTATAAACGGCCCTCTTTCGTTTCGAAAGCAGCGTCCGCCATTTTGTTTTTGTGTAGCCGATGGAAACTGTTCGTGAAAAGACGTTAATAATCACTGATAATGACCTCTAGATTAGACACACGGTATTAACTAATTCAAATTATAGTTTATTAAGGAGGACATTTTTGGTTAAATTACTTTATTGGGTTATGGGTGCTTCTTTAGTAATGTCAAATCGAAATTGCTTCATGACAATGGTTTATTTAAAGCCACCATAATTTGACAGTTTAAGTAACGTTAGTTTGACAGACCGGTTGATTACCTGCGGCAGTCGCAGCAGGATCCCGGCGGACTGGATGAGCTCGCAGCTCAGGATACGCAGGTCCGTCTCGGTGGACAGATCGAGGCCGTCCTGCATCGACGGGGTCGGGGACAGACTGTCCTCTGGAATCAAAGAGTAATCGATGGTGAGGAAGACTTCAGAGTACACTTTATCCCCTATTAGTATCCCCTCGCTTGTAGCAGGCTCGTTTGCTGCGGAACCGGTGGCCATCGACGCCTCCATGATCGCTGTCGTCGGATCCTGCCGAGGCCTAGAATAAACTCGTCACCAGAGCGGAAACCAGCACTGCTTGTGGGAGGCTCGCTGATTGGTGCggagatgttgtcatgtgacctcAAATGTTTATTCAAAGCCGTAACCCACCATATTAATTTAAAGTAACCTACGTTTTTGTGACCATAAATAATTATACGTTTTAAATATATTCCTTCTGGGATTCCAAGCGCTTTCAAACAAGTATAAATTATTAGACGGATTTATTTTCCACAGCGCCTCCTGCAGATGAAACTTAAGGCAGTCCGTCACTATAAATGACGCGTGTACTtcaaggtgtttttatttttctgtcaggATTGAACGTTGCTTTAACGTTAGACTCACGAACAGCAGATTTGTACACTTCCGCGGCCTATTGTAGAGCCgaataaaatgtgctttatttcaCATATAACATAAATGAATGTATAAAACTCTCCACACAGGAGCAAGCAGCGCAGTTATCAACGTAATTCTGTTTCAAGGTTAGGAAGAAACTTTTCTCAAAAAGTAACTATGTTGTTGAACTTGTTATTAATTCCTttgtgcattacatttttttattcacaacATTAAATTCCTAACACTTTGCCTAGATTTGAGATCTTTACTGGGGTTTCTAAAATCTCTGAAAATCACATAAATTCCCTCAGTCTTTCTTGTCAACTGAATTGTACTGTGTACTTGTTTGTAGTTTTCCTTCCTTTTTATTATGTTACGTTACGTGTATTACAATGCTGTGCTGTTTcttttcgttctttctttctttccttctttaatttttattttattattattattttttaaataaaagaaaaaaaccatTATAGATTTGATAATGTTAAAAATTTTGTCTATTCAAAATAGTACACTTGTCTTATATATGTTGTTTTCTTGGAGAAGGTAAGTTGAAGTTATACGCGTATTATATGTGTTGTTATCATAGCATTTCTATTACGTTTTATGTGTACTTTGAATGAATGCTGACGGGAAGTTCCAGTGACGCTGATGTCGGGAACTGAAACCAGTGTGCAGTACATATCAGTCCGCGGGTAGGTTGTAGTCAGTCTATGGTTGTAGTCTACAGAGTTGTGTaggccagtggttttcaacctgtgggccgcggccccctagtgggtcgtgATGGTATTGcaagtgggccgccaattacaattaaaataaataataatattgttaatatatctaaaaatgtctaagtcataacataataacataatttcatataattaaataacaaaaaataaatattaaactgtaactatgctccactattcgagctcgctgattggtttaagaataaaccgccaatttatcttagatatttttgctgcatatgctacagaacaacagcagttttgCCAAGACGTACCAGACCGAGTGATTTTCTGTTCATTCAATAACGACTATCTAGCTTCTGAGtattaagttattaacccaacaatagcggggtcagttaatttacTGAAAAAGAACACGGTTACTCCCTGGAAAATAATGCAGTTCtagcaaaaaaaaagataaattttaagatacaggtgcatctcactCAGTtacttattattagaatttatttggATTAACCCCTTGAGATATATCAtctcagcctgtggcactgctgaggtgttatggaggcccaggatgcttcgatagcggccttaagctcatccagagtgttgggtcttgtgtctctcaactttctcttcacaatatcccagagattctctatggggttcaggtcaggagagttggcaggccaattgagcacagtaataccatggtctgtaaaccatttaccagtggttttggcactgtgagcaggtgccaggtcgtgctgaaaaacgaaatcttcatctctataaagcttttcagcagatggaagcatgaagtgctccaaaatct is a window from the Carassius carassius chromosome 13, fCarCar2.1, whole genome shotgun sequence genome containing:
- the LOC132155907 gene encoding cyclin-L1-like isoform X3; this translates as MEASMATGSAANEPATSEGILIGDKVYSEVFLTIDYSLIPEDSLSPTPSMQDGLDLSTETDLRILSCELIQSAGILLRLPQVAMATGQVLFHRFFYSKSFVKHSFEIVAMACMNLASKIEEAPRRIRDVINVFHHLRQLRGKRSPSPLILDQNYINTKNQVIKAERRVLKELGFCVHVKHPHKIIVMYLQVLDCEKNQTLVQTAWVVHDGKCHKEPLNSAPPTT